A region of Paenibacillus sp. 37 DNA encodes the following proteins:
- a CDS encoding effector binding domain-containing protein, with translation MDHYTQIQLAIEYLEQHLQDDFNIRETSAAANFSAFHFQRLFQAITGFTVLEYVRRRRLTEAAGMLRGTSEGILDIAMSFGYQSQEAFTRAFSTYFGMTPAKLRKLEAEQLSLLKMQQSIDFNDYRTSLGGTFHMNTPRLVTLAPNWIIGYEYKTNLNDNQHYAEIPGFYHDFGMEQKFMAIPERTRPDMAYGVACHFEEDGAFSFIVGEESSGASQVLEPGFTSIEIPGGLYAEFTVEGSGQDIRKMIYGSWLPQSNYERREGPDFEVTDVWKSTPEQLDMKIYIPLK, from the coding sequence ATGGATCATTACACACAAATTCAGCTTGCTATTGAGTATTTGGAGCAGCATTTGCAAGATGATTTTAATATCAGAGAGACGTCCGCTGCTGCGAACTTTTCGGCGTTTCATTTTCAGCGTTTATTCCAGGCGATCACCGGATTTACGGTACTTGAATATGTGCGCAGACGAAGATTAACGGAAGCTGCAGGGATGCTGCGGGGCACATCGGAAGGCATATTGGACATTGCGATGAGCTTTGGCTATCAATCCCAGGAGGCCTTCACCCGTGCATTTTCAACCTACTTTGGAATGACACCCGCGAAGCTGCGTAAGCTGGAAGCGGAGCAGTTGTCTCTTTTGAAGATGCAACAGAGCATTGATTTTAATGATTATCGAACTTCACTTGGTGGAACATTCCACATGAACACACCCCGTCTGGTCACATTGGCACCGAACTGGATCATCGGCTATGAATATAAGACCAACCTGAATGACAATCAGCATTATGCTGAAATACCCGGATTTTATCACGATTTTGGCATGGAACAAAAATTCATGGCAATCCCGGAGAGGACACGCCCTGATATGGCTTATGGTGTGGCCTGTCATTTTGAAGAGGATGGAGCATTTTCTTTTATTGTGGGTGAAGAAAGCAGTGGAGCATCCCAGGTACTTGAACCCGGTTTTACTTCGATTGAAATTCCGGGCGGCTTGTATGCAGAGTTCACCGTGGAAGGCTCCGGGCAGGATATTCGGAAAATGATCTATGGCAGTTGGTTGCCTCAGTCGAACTATGAACGTAGGGAAGGGCCGGACTTTGAAGTGACGGATGTCTGGAAATCGACCCCTGAACAACTGGACATGAAGATCTATATCCCGTTAAAATAG
- a CDS encoding VanZ family protein produces MSEKSWLHSKWMLTIVACMAALYILIMGILLFVSGRTPSMYYQYNLVPFETIRPLLMERERYNTDTWVKNLFGNIVLFIPLGIWIPWLFRRCRTFLTFTSTVVLLLLGVEVTQLITRVGSFDVDDIILNMIGAWIGYAGYKLVLCSQKRTRN; encoded by the coding sequence ATGAGCGAAAAGTCGTGGCTCCACTCCAAGTGGATGCTGACCATTGTTGCTTGCATGGCAGCGCTCTATATACTGATTATGGGCATTTTACTGTTTGTCAGTGGACGAACACCTAGCATGTATTATCAATATAATCTCGTACCCTTCGAGACGATTCGTCCACTTCTTATGGAGAGGGAGAGGTACAATACAGATACCTGGGTCAAAAATTTGTTTGGAAATATCGTATTGTTCATTCCGCTGGGCATCTGGATCCCATGGTTGTTTCGGAGGTGCCGCACATTCCTGACATTTACATCTACAGTTGTTTTGCTTCTGCTGGGGGTCGAGGTCACACAATTGATTACACGTGTAGGTTCGTTTGATGTGGATGACATTATTCTGAACATGATCGGTGCCTGGATAGGTTACGCCGGATATAAGTTAGTCTTATGTTCACAAAAAAGGACTCGGAATTGA